The genomic region GCCATTTGAAGTTTGcatacaaatacaaatttaatcttattTTTCTGTTCAGTCAAAGaagtctttttcttttcctgttATATCTAATACTTGGTAACTGCTTGTAGTCAGGTTTGTCATCCATCACAGCCTAAGTAAATCAATGGAAACATACTACCAGGTTTTTCACCTTCCCAGCTGCTAACTTACATATCCTTTAATTTTATCCCTTCTGTAACCTTCGTAAGTCCAGGAAAGTGGCCGAGCTGGACGAGATGGACTCCCTTCTCAATGCCTACTGTATTTTAGACCTGGTGATGTTCCTAGACAGGTATTATTTTCGGCTATCGTGCTGGTTCATGTATAATTTCCAAAACAATGTGATCTTTAGATATTATTTTCTCTGAGCAGAGTTCAATGGTCTTCTATGAAAATTCTGGATTGCAGAACCTTTATGAcatagtacgatattgtcaGGTAGTATCTGTTTTCATTTTAGTCGTCCTACCAGTTACATAGTTTCGTAATATTTGTAGCCTTGCGCCACatgcatttgattttttgtaataaaagtAGTAAATCTAACATTAGTCTTATCAATTTCTCTTTAAAATTGCAGTCAAAAAGACAATGCCGCCGTAGTTCGTTTTTCCGCCATTTTGCTGAGCCATTACAGGACTGCAATGGTAATAAAGTGTTATTGGTTGTTCCTCTGTATGCTCAAGAGCACATGCATAAGCACACATGGGGACACACGTCCTTTGTTTGGTTTTACTAGTTCTTATAACTAATGTATGCTATCTCAGGGATGTGTGACAACTGTGCATTTTCCAATGAGGTTAAAGAACTGGATGTGTCACGTATGTTTCTTTGCGTTCTCTTCAAAAGAAAAGAGTACAATTCTTTATAATTGTCTATTAGTTTCGTTCATACTGTTGGCATGCTTTACAGGTCATGCAAAGGTTATTATTTCTTTGCTGCAAGATGTACAAGAAAATGATCAAAGATTGACTGTGCTGCAATTAGTtgataaaatcaaaataaagcACAAGGAACTAGGTATGTTTATTGCTTCATTATATAATTCTTTTTGTATTAGATGATTGATTCTGGTGTAGTAGATCTAGGAATGAGTTCAGGGATTATTCTCTTTCTCATATAGTGTGGGATATGTTAGCAGCCGTAAAATGATTTTGATTCAGTTTTAGTTACTTGTAAATAGATCTACTTGAGAGGTCTTAGCTAGTTTTGCTGGatggtggatttcttatccactattttgtaattcatgttattgttttaataaattgttatcatttcttcttctaaaaaaaagaaaaaaaaaattgattccgGTGTAATAAATGTACCATTTTAGCTATCAAGGAAATGTTTGTACAACCAGAAAATAATGGTAAACTAATTcagttttttaatttcaatctgAGTTACATACTAGCACAATGCATTGATCAGCTTTCCCTATAATAGTGATATCTACTGAGGagtgaaaaaagaaatagaggGTTTTTAGTTTACTTAGGAAAAATGAAGTTTGTGTACGTCGAAGGCTGTGCCTTTATTATGTTATTATAAGAATGCTAGAACTGTCTCTGTCGTATTATATTTTGGTCTATTCACGATTTCTGCTTGTCTAAGATCTAGTGATGGGAACGAGGGGTTGTTTTCTGTAGTGTGTAGGCCTTGTGGGGTCAAAGGTGTGAGAGGCATGAAACTTTTGGAAAGAACTGGAGGGGCATATTGTATTTTCTATTCTGTAGTTCCAAGTGGTGTCAATGGCGGAGCCATATAGTTAGTTCACAGGGCACACTACTCAATTGCACATTATTTAGTAGTTACTATATAATTGACTTGTTAATCAGTTTTCTATCGCGTAAagtaatatttttgaaaatatataatgaaCCAACAATCATATAGCCTTTCACTTATACATTAATAAATTatggaacaaaaagaaaaaaaaaatcaagagagATTTAACTTAAAACACAAATTCTGACATGTTATCATTTAATAAATGGAAACTTATCATTGGTGTATGAATTACTCAGGTTCTGAGCTGAACAGAGAGGAAATAGAGAAGCTTGTCATACAGCTTATATTAGATCGATTTTTGGTAAGAAGTCGAACTCTTGGACCTTGAAAAAGTCGTCGTTCtcaattttttgatttttttctgaTCTGGTTTTTGACAATCACAGAAAACTCTTTAAGattcctaatttttaatgttcCGGCATTTGCATGTATTTGGTCTTAAACCTTGATGTTCCTGCAAGGTTTTAAATAATATTTGGTAGTGTGATATACATTTTTGGCCATTCCTGAACCCCTAAGGTTCATTTGGCCCATTTGGTTTGCGGGATTTGCTCTTTGGGCAGGAAATACCCATGCTCATTCCTGGGGGATGGGAATAGAAGATTTTGAGTGTTCCAAAATGTGGAAATGAGAATGACATCAAggaaaatttcattgtttttcattCTGACTATGCAGTTATCagaaccaatttttttttttttagcctttGAATCATACCCCAGCATTGTGTATAAAAAAGTTGTATTCTAAATTGTCAACCAAGATAATTTAGTCACAAAAGATGCATTGTTTGCATTTCTCTAGTCATGGGAAAAACACCCCAAAGGGTATGAGATTCCCCTTTCATGTGCTTGGAATACATTGTGGCAGTTATCTGTTTCCATCAATGGTCTTCCTAAACATGAGAACGGGATCTCATTCTCGTCTATCTCATCAGCGAATCAAATAGACCCATAAGCCTTTTGGGGTCTGCTTATTTGCCAAAAATTATGGGAAGGCTCTGGTTTCGAAGGTCCTAAAATCTCCAATCTCTAGCTGCATTTGTTTGCTTGTCCATGCATAGGGTGGGGCTGCAGGTGAGGATTGTAAGTTTGATATACATTGATGTTGGCTCTCAGCTTAAGCTTTTGGGCCTCATAATTCTGTTACAGtgctattttcttttagtttctgAATTATTTCGTTAAAGCATATTGttgttattattaattttttttttttttgcaagacaAAAAATTTGTCTCCcaaggtttttatttttcattctcTATAAATTATGCCCTGTTAAATCTTCTGTAAGcatgttattaattttgttgaatCTTGATAACTCTGATATGGTTGTTTCAAGTACGTGATATAGAATCACACTGTTCTTGATGCAGAAAGAAGAATTTCAGCATACAGCTTATGCCACAAATGCATATGTAACAATAGGACCCTTGGCAAAGCAAGTATTGCAAGGTCAGAAATTATTCTTTCTTGAAAGATGCCGCGTATAAGAAGTTGTGTTGTCGAAATCTAATAAGAGATTTGTATTCCAATCTCTTTATATTAACATATTTTATACAGGAAAAGTTTATGGTATTATCTGAAATGCTACTTTTTGAAAGTTACAGTTTGAGGCATTTTATTTTAAGAACGACATATCTTGTAGCATAACTGGTGCCTTTGCAAGGACAGTACTGTCAAAACACCCATAAGCTTGTCATGATAATGTTAATGTCCTACTTAACGAGTTGATGTTGAACCCcctttaagaaaaaaatcagtCTTGTAATAGGCAGAGATTGATGATTTATCCATAATGCTTTGTAAATATAACAAGAATTTACCTAGAACATTTATATAGGGGCACACCGCACTAGAATTCAGTGATCCAAACTGTCAAATTTACAGCTCATTCTCAAAGACTACACCTGCTAGGATCACCCAGATCAAAAGGTGCTTGTGCCTTTAAGATATTGCCAATGAGACAGTCATGAGTCCTTTTGGGCTCTCCTATTTCAAAGTAATACTGCAGCATTTAAGTTCTAATTTACTTACCAGTTCTGTTATAGAAGTTTGCAGAAGCTTTAACCATGCCCTAGAGGATATCTTTGAAGGTGGAATGCTAACTGTGAGAATTGCGAAACTTAAGCCATTTTCCATCCCATTTGGAGTGAGTTTCTAGTTTTGCTGTTCTCAAGTCTAACCCTTATGTGAATTGCAGAACGTCAGATAGTTTTACATTTTGAGGTATTCTAAGAAAAGGAGTCGCATATTATCACAAGTTTCCTTGAATGCTATTCTTGATATGTCTATATTCCATTAATAATAGCAAAATAAAACATGTCGGTTACAGTATGAAAGTGATTAACTGTAGAAGTAAAGATCCGCTTTTACGCTAACTTTGGATATATGTCTATATTGGTCAATCTGGCCAAATTGCACGCCCCTGTAATTTGGTGTAAAATATTCTTACACCTATGGGTGCTACTGCACGTGATAcatgtttattaaagaaaatatcGTTGATGGTCCAATTTACCTAGAGCCTACTTTATACCTGTTTTATATCGGTTGTTTAGGTTCCTGTGCTGAAAATTTGgtctaagagcatctccaatggagtAGGCAATTGATTAGGCAAACCCATTTGATTGCTTAATCCATTGGAGTGACACTTTTTCCATGGGGCAATTGAGTAGCCAACATGCCACATCAGCTTTTATAGTACAATTTTGCCTACTTTAATTGCCTAtaccattggagatgctctaataaGATGCATATTTTCCTTTTTGAGCGCCGTACCTGCaaatagaaagaaagagaattgtGATGTAACTTGACTCAATTTCAGTGTCATGATCACCTACATTTCACCTTTCACTGTCCATGAACTACTGAAACTCATAGTAACCGCTTGGAAAAAACGTTTTATGTTACTCTTGACTCCGTTTTCGCTTCTTTTCTGGTTAGCTCTAATTGACATCAATTCATTTCACATTTAGGTAAGAGAAGCATAAAGCTTGAAATGACTAGCGGACAAAAGAAAGTAGCTGGTATGAGATCAGTTAAACACAGTCGTGCTTCCTCTACTCTGGAATTGAAGCTTGACGAGCTGAGGAAGGAACTATCTTCAGTTCATGGAGGAATATTTCCACATTCTGTTCTGTCTACTCAACAAATCAGCTTGATAAGTGCCCAGAAGCCAAATTCAATGGAACTGGTTAGTTTTGTGAACACTATTCCATTTAAGATACATACAAAAAGTTTCAGCCTCATTACGTTAACATTTCAGCTCATtagtttgggggggggggggggggggggtgtggttgTGTAGGGGGAGATCTCTTGCAACAATTTAAGTAATTCGATATCTTCTGTTTGATGAAAACTTGTAGTGCGAGCGCTTCGGTGCAATGTATTATATGCTATTAATCTATGTTGTTGCTATGCAAACAAGGGGTAGGTGTCctgaatttatgcatgaaacATATTTAATTTCTTTGCAGTTGGAGAATATAATTGGAAAAGTGAAGACGGAGAAATACGGAAGTAGAATCCTTGAACAAGTGACAAAGTATGCTGATTCGGCGCAGCCTGATGAggttaaagaagaagaagaaaatgaaaacagaGCCTCAAAAAGGCTAAAGAGCAAAAAGCAACTTATCCTTGTTGAGAGTAGTGATGATGAATCATGATAGGATCAGTTCTAACGCTCTTTTGTTTGACTTCCCACAACATAGACACTATCTGGGTATGGAGCTCGTTTGAGTGCATAATATGCTGGAGATGGAAAATTATGTTTCTTATCAGTTTTCATTGTAAAAGGGAAAAACGGTAAATGTACTAAAAAGACAAGCCAATTATAGCTCTGTCCTCGAAATCAGAAAAATTACGCAATGAGCTGTGAGTTTTTACAATTTATATGCgagtattttcgtcattttgCTTTTGTGTATAGAGTGTGTATGGCTTGTTTGTCTTATTTTGGtctaaagattaaaaaaatagcCTATTTATGTCAATTTCCCAAATATATTTGTGTTGTGAATAATATCTAGGAATATGATTGTATAAATTTAATGTAAAATGgatttgaagatcaaattctTATAGACTTGTATTACTTGTAGGCAAGTAAAGTTCATCatgattaatataaataaaggcacaaggcCCGAAGGTGAAACTCCATTATCACAAATCACTTGTGCCCTTCTCTCTCCACCGTTGTTCCTCTCTCATCCTACTTGAGAATTATTTTACTATATGATATTAGAATGAACGTGACTTTGTGAGAAGAAGAGCCAAAACCTCAAGAAACGTTATCGAAATTGCTCATCGTCCAAGtattctaactttttttttttttttaattgcatcttgttataattatttattattgtgATCCAATGGGTCGATTACTTGTTGAGATACAATATCGAAAAGCATAAACTAGAGGgttttcaaaaccctaatcgCGCAGAAACCACGGCTTTGAGCCGGGCCACCGAGCCGCGAAGCCACCATCGTCCAAAACCCTAAGCCCAAGTGAGCGGCATGTCGTTTTCAACATGTATCCTTCCTTCAAGTTCAAACTTGGTGGCCGCCGCCATCTCCAAGTGGAGGGACCCGAGGCTGCAAGTTGATCGCTGCGTTGGTTAGCCTGCGGTCATCTTCGAGCACCATAAGAccattccaaaaaaaaaaaaaaaaaaatgttaatccacgtttttttttttgttgaaaatataagttttttatttttgtaaaatattttttgttagtattaaaggaaaattttataaagTATCTGGAACCTGATTTTACTATGATCaataaatgtatatttaatatatatttaagctGAAAGCTaagaaattatgtaaaaaaatataatagtgAGGCTGAAAATATTGTTGGGGTTCCATCCTAAAGAATATCAACggaaaatcttattttaattttcaaatcttcACAGTAAGgcaaaagtgaaaataaatagtttaaaCAACGATTTATGTATAAATTTGCAAAACTGACTAAAATCCGTGATTACACCcatgttttttttgtcaaaaatacaaattttttattttcacaaatttttttctctaagcattaaggaaaactttataagtgtgacatcccacatcgcccaggggactgatccttaaatgtatattctcatccctacctaacatgaggccttttgggagctcactggcttcgggttccgtaggaactccgaagttaagcgagaagggggttagagcaatcccatgatgggtgacccactgggaagttgctcgtgagtttccaaaaacaaaaccgtgagggaatggtaagcccgaagcggacaatatcgtgctacggtagtggagtcgggcccgggaagtggtcccgcccgggccgggatgtgacaataagtCATTTGGAAGTGGATTTACGATATCTGTAGTActattttaaacataaaaattatgagAGGATTTCTCTGCTCGCCTTTCTGCTCGCCTTTGATCAATCGCCCTGATGGCAGACCTCTTTGAAAGCTTCTTTACTTTTTGTTTGATCGATTGCCAATTCCAGATTCGTATTCAAGACTTTAACTTTGAGCCGTAATTCACAATAAGGCTATGAATCATTAAAATGAATTCAAGTTTGTTGTTTGATGCGATTAAAGAGCACCAGAGACTGGATTTTCTATTTTAACATGGATTATGAGTTCAACACACGCTCGCTGAATATGAGGCTCCCTGTAGAGCACTCACAATGATCTATACTATGTGGGGTTTTCAAGTAAAGGACCCTCCTGACTCAGTTTGCATGTACTAAGAGGAGCAACGGACCCTCAAGATTCAGTCTTGATGGCTTACGTGACAATTTGACGTTTTGTAAAAGATAACGAATGTTCTTCATTCTTTCCACTCGAGTTTGAATCTCTCTTGCAATTTAGATAGTGTACCGTAGAATAtcagttgtgtgtgtgtgtgtgtatacaaaAGTAATGGAACGGATATAGTGCATAAAACTTTATATTCAGGAGGCCGACGAATATGTTACTGTGTAAAATAATGAGATGCGATCCAATACAAAGAGTAAGTAATTAAGCGCATGTGTGGTGTAGTGTGAGAAGAGGGGtggtgtgggggggggggggggtgggggaggAGGAGAAGCAATAATTATTTGGGATCACTTGATCGACTTTCAATTTCAATGGCCAACTGAGAAGCCCCATTTCACATATACCATTTGTTGACAAAAAAACTGTAATAAACCCAAGGATTAGTCTGGTGAAAAGCGAGCAAAGGTttaaaaccctcaaccctcaatcCAAGTTTGAATTTCTATGGAggcataaagaaaaaataaaaaataaaaaataaaagaagtgtCATAAACATGTTCCAAGTAGGAATGAGCAAGGGTTATGGCAAACGGATAACCTTGATTGTTTACCAATAACCATTTATGCTCATACCTGTTGGAGAAGGATATGAGCATAAATGTATTATCTTGATTCGTTTTTTTGTTAGTCACTATCATGTTTAAGAGTACCCTGTGCTAAATGTATTATCTTGGTGTTCACGAAAATTTCCAACGGTGGTGATTTTTGCGTGTCTTGTTTCCCAaacttctttatttttaacCGTCGGGTTgaataaaacacacaaaaaccaaTACGGTTAAACAGAGCTGTGAGAGGCTAAAAAGAAGGTGTTCCGCATAGACAAATTCAAATCCAGGTTAGCGAGAACCAGATTTCCTTGGACAATGTCAAACGACCATATGCGCCACGAATAATTCATCGAAGTTTCAAAGAAAGGAGGAGGGTGCATGTAGGCCATAATCATTATTATCATATAACATTATTGTAAGGGTATCCAATCCATCATACCACACTCGAACATCTCGGATACATAACATCAGGAACCAAACATACAGACACGGTGACacaaaagccaaaagccaagTCCACACAATCAATAGCTTTCGGAGCTACAAGAGTTCCCTTGACGAGCATAATAGCGCCCATGATAATGTTCGAAACGACATAGAGACTTTTATAAGTACACCAGAACATCCTTCATGCAAGACAGGAGCAACCAAACACACAAAAGATGGTGACTCAGGCGCATCTTGCATCTTATGTATCTCTGTAGTActattttaaacataaaaattatgagAGGATTTCTCTGCTCGCCTTTGATCAATCGCCCTGATGGCAGAACTCTTTGAAAGCTTCTTTACTTTTTGTTTGATCGATTGCCAATTCCAGATTCGTATTCAAGACTTTAACTTTGAGCCGTAATTCACAATAAGGCTATGAATCATTAAAATGAATTCAAGTTTGTTAGTTTGTTGTTTGATGCAATTAAAGAGCACCAGAGACTGGATTTTCTATTTTAACATGGATTATGAGTTCAACACACGCTCGCTGAATATGAGGCTCCTTGTAGAGCACTCACAAGTGATCTATACTATGTGGGGTTTTCAAGTAAAGGACCCTCCTGACTCAGTTTGCATGTACTAAGAGGAGCAACGGACCCTCAAGATTCAGTCTTGATGGCTTACGTGACAATTTGACGTTTTGTAAAAGATAACAAATGTTCTTCATTCTTTCCACTCGAGTTTGAATCTCTCTTGCAATTTAGATAGTGTACCGTAGAATAtcacttgtgtgtgtgtgtgtatacaaaAGTAATGGGACGGATATAGTGCATAAAACTTTATATTCAGGAGGCCGACGAATATGTTACTGTGTAAAATAATGCGATGCGATCCAATACCAAGAGTAAGTAATTAAGCACATGTGTGGTGTAGTGTGAGAAGAGGGGtggtgtgggggggggggggggggggggtgggggaggAGGAGAAGCAATAATTATTTGGGATCACTTGATCGACTTTCAATTTCAATGGCCAACTGAGAAGCCCCATTTCACATATACCATTTGTTGACAAAAAAACTGTAATAAACCCAAGGATTAGTCTGGTGAAAAGCGAGCAAAGGTttaaaaccctcaaccctcaaccctcaatcCAAGTTTGAATTTCTATGGAggcataaagaaaaaaaaataaaaaaaaataaaagaagtgtCATAAACATGTTCCAAGTAGGAATGAGCAAGGGTTATGGCAAACGGATAACCTTGATAGTTTACCAATAACCATTTATGCTCATACCCGTTGGAGAAGGATATGAGCATAAATGTATTATCTTGATTCGTTTTTTTGTTAGTCACTATCATGTTTAAGAGTACCCTGTGCTAAATGTATTATCTTGGTGTTCACGAAAATTTCCAACGGTGGTGATTTTTGCGTGTCTTGTTTCCCAaacttctttatttttaacCGTCGGGTTgaataaaacacacaaaaaccaaTACGGTTAAACAGAGCTGTGAGAGGCTAAAAAGAAGGTGTTCCGCATAGACAAATTCAAATCCAGGTTAGCGAGAACCAGATTTCCTTGGACAATGTCAAACGACCATATGCGCCACGAATAATTCATCGAAGTTTCAAAGAAAGGAGGAGGGTGCATGTAGGCCATAATCATTATTATCATATAACATTATTGTAAGGGTATCCAATCCATCATACCACACTCGAACATCTCGGATACATAACATCAGGAACCAAACATACAGACACGGTGACacaaaagccaaaagccaagTCCACACAATCAATAGCTTTCGGAGCTACAAGAGTTCCCTTGACGAGCATAATAGCGCCCATGATAATGTTCGAAACGACATAAAGACTTTTATTAGTACACCAGAACATCCTTCATGCAAGACAGGAGCAACCAAACACACACAAGATGGTGACTCAGGCGCATCTTGCATCTTATTTATCTCTCTGCTATATATTTATATAGACAAGACCAATCAACAAACCAACTGTGACGAAACCGCAGCAGTACTTAGCTTTCAGAGCTGCAAGAGCTCTCCCCTGATGATGCACTTTCTAGCTGAAGACGATTCATCTCCTCGTAAGCCCACTCAAGCCCAGGGCAGTAATGGAGGGgagggttaaacctacaatcaTACATGTCATCTGGCAAGAACGCTCCATTCTCTACCAGAAATTTCACTGCTTCCCTCCTCCTCTCTTTGGCTGCACTGTGAAGCGGAGTCCCTGTTTCAACAAATAAAGGAAGCAGAACGCGTCAGATAATACCTTAACTATTacaatttcttcatcttctcaaCTAAAACATATAAAACTTGAAAATAGCTACtcaggagggaaaaaaaaaggaagggtgACGCTACTTACAGCCACAAGCACCCTTAGTTCTGGCATCAATGTTAGCTCCACGCTCAAGTAATTCATCCATAACATCTAAATGACCACCCTCAGCAGCTAGGTGGAGAGGGGTAACCCCTTTCAATTTGCGACCCCAAGCAGCAGCATTCACATCCATTCCCTCGTCAAGAAGCCGCCTCACCTGCCGGAGGAAAAGAACagacagaaaaattttaaataattaacaaattagTTGGGGCAAAGCAGGTGAAAAAAAGTTCAAGAAAACACAAAGCTTGTGTTTCATATTAATTTGAAAAGGGTAATGCTTGGGAGACTAAatgtgtagactaaattttgtaaactaaacgacatggaagttgatgattgaattattacttaagtgttgattaacatgcttatttcttattggtgacacatcatttagtttgcaaatttagtctccctagcattacccatttGAAAAATAGATTGTACTTCTGACCAGGGTGCTAATTTTCATTTCCTTGTAGCCACTTAAATTAATAttaagttaaatttttttttttttgtcaggaAAGTCCCCAAAAGAGACCTGCACTTTCTCTCCTAATTTACCATAGTTAGAAGGTGTTCAGAAAAGCAACCAAATAAGACAAAACAAGTGGGCTTTCATCAGGAACACAATTCATTTTACTCGTTATATAAGTAAAAACCACAAGAAGAATTAAAAAAGCTGAGAGTTCCATTCAATACACAAGTCTCTAACAAGTTATTTATCAATTTCACGATTTAGAGTAGCAATCTGAAAGTCAATTTACAGTTACTAATTTCGTATTCTGGAAGCCAATTTTGAGTAAGAATCTGCAACTCTTAAGTCGCTTTAGAGTCGCAATCTACAGTAGCGTATAAGTTTGGTTAATTAAGGGAGGAATTTGTATAAGTTAATTATTAATCCTAAAGCCAAATTATGCAATTTCTACTCAAAAGTCAAATCCAGAAAACCTCATTTGAAATACTCTGAAGGACCCTTCACAAAGAAATTACAA from Pyrus communis chromosome 4, drPyrComm1.1, whole genome shotgun sequence harbors:
- the LOC137730919 gene encoding ATP-dependent DNA helicase Q-like 2 isoform X2; translated protein: MSGRDVLVIMAAGGGKSLCYQLPAILRDGVALVVSPLLSLIQDQVMGLSALGIPAHMLTSTTNKEEEKSIYKSLEKGEGDLKILYVTPEKISKSKRFMSKLEKCHNAGRLSLISIDEAHCCSQWGHDFRPDYKSLGILKTQFPKVPVIALTATATQKVQSDLMEMLHIPRCVKFVSTVNRPNLFYMVREKSSVGKVVVDEIAEFIHHSYSDHESGIVYCFSRKECEQVAKELREKGISAHHYHADMDANARENVHKRWSNGKLQVIVGTVAFGMGINKPDVRFVIHHSLSKSMETYYQESGRAGRDGLPSQCLLYFRPGDVPRQSSMVFYENSGLQNLYDIVRYCQSKRQCRRSSFFRHFAEPLQDCNGMCDNCAFSNEVKELDVSRHAKVIISLLQDVQENDQRLTVLQLVDKIKIKHKELGSELNREEIEKLVIQLILDRFLKEEFQHTAYATNAYVTIGPLAKQVLQGKRSIKLEMTSGQKKVAGMRSVKHSRASSTLELKLDELRKELSSVHGGIFPHSVLSTQQISLISAQKPNSMELLENIIGKVKTEKYGSRILEQVTKYADSAQPDEVKEEEENENRASKRLKSKKQLILVESSDDES
- the LOC137730702 gene encoding phytochrome-interacting ankyrin-repeat protein 2-like, encoding MGTLRRSFRSSVDMDDRGWTLLHIGCRKGDLKQVRRLLDEGMDVNAAAWGRKLKGVTPLHLAAEGGHLDVMDELLERGANIDARTKGACGWTPLHSAAKERRREAVKFLVENGAFLPDDMYDCRFNPPLHYCPGLEWAYEEMNRLQLESASSGESSCSSES